From one Lolium rigidum isolate FL_2022 chromosome 4, APGP_CSIRO_Lrig_0.1, whole genome shotgun sequence genomic stretch:
- the LOC124705568 gene encoding transportin MOS14-like, with translation MEAQATATVKEALSALYHHPDDAIRTAADRWLQKFQHTLDAWQVADTLLHDEKSNLETLIFCSQTLRSKVQRDFEELPSEAFRPLQDSLYGLLKKFNKGPPKVRTQICIAIAALAVHVPVEDWGGGGIVNWLGDEMQSQQEFIPGFLELLIVLPQETSSYKIAARPERRKQFENDLCSSASVALSLLTACLGFDEMKEQVMEGFASWLRFCHGITASTLASHPLVHMALSLLNTDQFLEAAVNVTSELIHFTVSRDSSGVTEQFPLIQILIPHVMGLKEQLKDSSKDEEDVKAIARLFADMGDSYVDLIATGSGDAMQIVSALLEVTSHSEFDISSMTFNFWHHLKRNLIGRDSYTSCGSEMSIEAERNRRMQIFRPPFEVLVSLVSSRVEYPEDYNTFSEEDRRDFRHARYAVSDVLLDATDVLGGDSTLKILFMKLIQACGSGAEQNQNWQPVEAALFCIQAIAKSVSIEEKEILPQVMPLLPRFPHQEQLLHTVCSTIGAFSKWIDAAPAELLILPPLVDILNKGMSTSEDTAAAASMAFKYICEDCRGKFSGSLDGLFQIYHVAVSGVGGYKVSSEDSLYLVEALSVVITTLPPDHARRAVELICMPVINSLQEIIQQGEDALQQVPARQLTIHIDRLSSIFSNVKLPEVVAEAVNKYWPTLKVIFDHRAWDTRTMESLCRACKFAVRTCGRCMGITIGAMLLEIQTLYQKHNQSCFLYLSSEVIKIFGSDPSCASYLTCLIQTLFNHTIQLLRTIQDFTARPDIADDCFLLASRCIRYCPDLFVPTETFPRLVDCAMAGITIQHREACKSILCFLSDTFDLAKSPEGEKYRELINTIVLQRGATLTRVMIASLTGALPSGRLEEVSYVLLSLSRAFGGNMLSWTRDCIAFIPPQALTDSERSRFLTIISDASSGSSLGSLTDRFAEISEVCRRNKAVQEIVQAALQPHDLNFMGVPQHS, from the exons ATGGAGGCCCAGGCCACGGCCACGGTCAAGGAGGCGCTCTCGGCGCTGTACCACCACCCCGACGACGCCATCCGCACCGCCGCCGACCGGTGGCTGCAGAAGTTCCAGCACACGCTCGATGCGTGGCAG GTAGCTGACACCTTACTTCATGACGAAAAGAGTAATTTAGAGACTCTCATCTTCTGTTCTCAGACACTCAGAAGCAAG GTGCAAAGAGACTTTGAAGAGTTACCGTCAGAAGCTTTTCGACCATTGCAAGATTCTCTATAT GGATTGCTCAAGAAATTTAATAAAGGACCACCAAAAGTTAGAACACAG ATTTGCATTGCAATTGCTGCTCTGGCTGTGCATGTCCCTGTGGAGGACTGGGGAGGTGGTGGAATTGTGAATTGGCTAGGCGATGAAATGCAATCTCAACAAGAATTCATCCCAGGCTTCCTCGAACTGCTTATTGTTTTGCCACAG GAAACTTCAAGTTACAAAATAGCTGCTCGCCCCGAAAGGCGCAAACAATTTGAGAATGACCTTTGTTCATCAGCTAGTGTTGCTCTTAGTCTATTGACTGCTTGCTTGGGTTTTGATGAGATGAAAGAACAG GTTATGGAGGGTTTTGCTTCTTGGCTCCGTTTCTGTCATGG GATCACTGCATCTACCCTTGCTTCACATCCTTTGGTCCATATGGCACTCTCTTTGTTGAACACTGATCAATTTTTGGAGGCAGCTGTAAATG TTACCTCTGAGTTGATACATTTTACCGTATCTCGAGATTCTAGTGGCGTCACTGAACAATTTCCGCTGATTCAAATTCTCATCCCTCATGTTATGGGTCTCAAAGAGCAGCTCAAAGACTCATCTAAG GATGAAGAAGATGTAAAAGCTATTGCTCGTTTATTTGCAGACATGGGTGATTCCTATGTCGATTTGATTGCAACAG GTTCAGGTGATGCCATGCAAATAGTGAGTGCACTGCTAGAAGTTACTTCTCACTCAGAATTTGATATCTCCTCCATGACGTTTAATTTCTGGCACCATCTTAAGCGTAACCTGATTGGGAG GGACTCGTACACATCGTGTGGATCTGAGATGTCAATTGAAGCTGAGAGAAATAGAAGGATGCAGATATTCCGTCCTCCGTTTGAGGTTCTTGTTTCCCTG GTCAGTTCCCGAGTTGAATACCCCGAGGACTACAACACTTTCTCGGAGGAAGACCGGAGGGATTTTAGACATGCTAGATACG CTGTTAGTGATGTGCTACTTGATGCAACCGATGTCCTTGGAGGTGACTCGACACtgaaaatacttttcatgaagctAATTCAG GCATGTGGAAGCGGCGCTGAACAAAACCAGAATTGGCAACCAGTAGAGGCTGCACTGTTCTGTATACAAGCCATAGCTAAATCGGTTTCTATTGAAGAGAAGGAAATATTACCACAG GTTATGCCACTGCTTCCCAGGTTTCCTCATCAAGAACAGTTGCTACATACAG TTTGTTCGACCATTGGAGCATTTTCGAAATGGATTGATGCTGCCCCAGCTGAACTGCTCATCCTACCACCTTTGGTGGATATTCTTAACAAGGGTATGAGTACATCAGAGGATACAGCTGCAGCTGCTTCTATGGCATTTAAGTATATATGTGAAG ATTGCAGGGGAAAGTTCTCGGGTTCATTGGATGGCCTTTTCCAGATCTATCATGTTGCAGTAAGTGGAGTTGGCGGTTACAAAGTTTCTTCAGAGGACTCGTTGTATTTGGTTGAAGCCTTAAG TGTGGTTATTACGACGCTTCCACCAGACCATGCTAGAAGAGCAGTGGAGTTAATCTGCATGCCAGTAATTAATAGCTTGCAG GAAATAATTCAGCAAGGTGAAGATGCTCTTCAACAAGTTCCTGCTCGGCAATTGACCATACACATAGACCGGTTATCGAGCATTTTTAG CAATGTGAAACTTCCAGAAGTAGTTGCTGAAGCTGTCAATAAATACTGGCCCACATTGAAAGTTATTTTTGATCA TCGGGCATGGGATACAAGGACCATGGAATCTCTATGTCGAGCTTGCAAATTTGCT GTAAGGACATGTGGGAGGTGTATGGGAATCACTATCGGTGCAATGCTTCTAGAAATCCAAACACTGTATCAGAAACACAATCAGTCCTGCTTCCTGTACCTATCCAGTGAAGTTATCAAG ATATTTGGTTCTGATCCATCTTGCGCGAGCTATCTTACATGTCTGATACAAACACTCTTCAACCATACAATACAGCTTCTCAGAACTATTCAA GATTTTACAGCTAGACCGGACATAGCTGATGACTGCTTTCTGCTTGCATCAAGATGTATCCGTTACTGTCCTGATCTATTTGTACCTACAGAGACGTTCCCAAGATTAGTTGACTGTGCGATGGCTGGCATAACTATACAGCACAG GGAGGCCTGCAAATCCATATTGTGTTTTCTATCTGACACCTTTGATCTTGCGAAATCACCCGAGGGGGAGAAGTATCGAGAACTAATAAACACAATTGTACTTCAGCGAGGTGCAACCCTTACCAGAGTTATGATTGCTTCCTTAACAGGGGCGCTACCGTCAGGTCGTTTAGAGGAG GTCTCATATGTTCTGCTGTCCCTTAGCCGAGCTTTTGGTGGGAATATGCTCAGTTGGACAAGAGATTGCATTGCCTTTATACCCCCACAAGCCCTAACAGATTCAGAGCGCTCAAGATTCTTGACAATTATTTCCGATGCATCATCGGGATCTAGTCTTGGTTCCTTAACAGATAGATTTGCTGAAATATCTGAGGTTTGCAGACGGAACAAAGCGGTGCAGGAAATAGTTCAAGCTGCTCTGCAGCCTCATGACTTAAACTTCATGGGTGTCCCGCAGCATTCTTGA
- the LOC124705567 gene encoding pentatricopeptide repeat-containing protein At5g04780, mitochondrial-like, with protein MQASGVQPDVISWNTLVSGFARNGDIGAALDLFDEMRLRGVKPRVSSWNCIISGCVQNARYDEAFDIFLEMCETEMPDAVTVASILPACTGLMALGVGKQLHSYVVRCGIQLNVYIGSSLIGMYSQCGESAYARSVFSAIDGERNVTVWNELIQSYMSDGRMDKACEAFNLMQQDGLKPDTVTYNIFIAAYARAGQKELASELLSAMINASLKPNVISVNALISGFYHFGLCADALEVFRYMQLLNTAEAKYWTFLDDSCPIQPNSTSLTSVLSLLTDLKLDRLGKQVHCYALRSGLTSNVFVSSKLVDLYGKAGDMVSAANVFQGIRNKNVVTWNSLLAAYKHNKKPELALKLFYEMLDSDLLPNLVTVQIALLSSGMTMALGYGRELHGYIQKNWPHGYPDTLASALIDMYGKCGKIEDARFVFERSGEKDVAVWNAMMCCYLLHRMPRDVKELFRTLEQSRIQPDPVTFIILLSACKQEGSMEEARDYFYSMEDLYGIKPTLKHYTCMVDIMGTAGLLEESLELIQKMPHELDACLWSTVLKACKLHSNLEVAAKAAKSLFELEPNNTSNYMLLSNIYANNGLWDSTESVRDAMTEQGLHVERQCSWLYLGTSVDSFEAGDLSHPAFENILSTWKDVASRMEQSGYAPQDNEPYCNVEVDPLSCHHTERIAVCYGLISMCGHEPIRILKNFRMCKECHSSIKFISRDKNREILISDGCTYHHFNDGSCSCGDMW; from the coding sequence ATGCAGGCCAGCGGCGTGCAGCCCGATGTGATTTCATGGAACACGCTTGTCTCCGGGTTCGCCAGAAACGGCGACATCGGTGCCGCGCTGGatctgttcgacgaaatgcggcTCAGGGGCGTCAAGCCGCGGGTCAGTTCCTGGAACTGCATCATCTCCGGCTGTGTGCAGAACGCGCGTTACGATGAGGCCTTCGACATCTTCCTGGAGATGTGCGAGACTGAGATGCCCGACGCAGTGACTGTCGCTAGCATACTCCCTGCTTGCACCGGCCTGATGGCGCTGGGCGTTGGAAAGCAGCTGCATTCTTACGTCGTACGCTGCGGAATCCAATTGAACGTCTACATAGGTTCCTCTTTGATCGGCATGTACTCACAGTGCGGGGAGTCTGCTTACGCGAGAAGCGTGTTTTCCGCCATTGACGGGGAGAGAAACGTCACGGTATGGAATGAGTTGATTCAGTCATATATGAGTGACGGGAGAATGGACAAGGCGTGTGAAGCTTTTAACTTGATGCAGCAGGATGGACTTAAGCCCGACACCGTCACGTATAACATCTTCATTGCTGCGTATGCTAGAGCAGGTCAGAAAGAACTAGCAAGTGAACTCTTGTCAGCCATGATCAATGCCAGCTTGAAGCCTAATGTGATCTCAGTGAATGCTTTAATATCCGGGTTTTATCACTTTGGCCTCTGTGCTGATGCACTGGAAGTTTTCAGATACATGCAGCTCTTGAACACTGCAGAGGCAAAGTACTGGACATTTCTTGATGATAGCTGCCCCATTCAGCCAAACAGTACTTCACTTACTAGTGTCCTCTCCCTGTTGACAGACCTCAAGTTAGATCGTCTCGGGAAGCAAGTACATTGCTATGCTCTAAGGAGTGGTTTGACGTCAAACGTATTTGTTTCCAGCAAATTGGTTGACCTTTATGGTAAAGCTGGTGATATGGTATCTGCTGCTAATGTCTTCCAGGGAATCAGGAATAAGAATGTTGTCACATGGAATAGTCTGCTAGCAGCTTACAAGCATAACAAGAAGCCAGAACTTGCTTTGAAACTATTCTATGAAATGCTCGACTCTGATTTACTTCCTAACTTGGTTACAGTGCAGATAGCTCTTTTGTCTTCTGGAATGACAATGGCGTTGGGGTATGGGAGAGAACTGCATGGTTACATACAGAAAAACTGGCCTCATGGTTATCCAGATACTCTTGCAAGTGCACTAATAGATATGTACGGGAAATGTGGTAAGATTGAGGATGCTAGGTTTGTTTTTGAGCGCAGTGGTGAAAAGGATGTAGCAGTATGGAATGCAATGATGTGTTGCTACTTGCTTCATAGGATGCCCAGAGATGTTAAAGAATTGTTCAGAACACTTGAACAATCTAGAATTCAACCGGATCCTGTTACTTTCATCATACTTCTTTCAGCTTGTAAGCAAGAAGGTTCCATGGAAGAAGCCCGGGACTATTTCTACAGTATGGAAGATTTATATGGCATAAAACCAACTTTAAAACACTATACCTGCATGGTTGACATCATGGGAACAGCTGGTTTATTGGAGGAATCACTAGAACTTATCCAGAAGATGCCACATGAGCTGGACGCGTGCCTATGGTCTACTGTTCTCAAAGCTTGTAAGCTTCACTCAAATTTGGAGGTTGCGGCTAAGGCTGCAAAATCTCTTTTTGAGCTTGAACCAAATAACACTTCAAACTACATGCTGCTTTCCAATATATATGCCAACAATGGTTTGTGGGATTCAACTGAATCTGTGAGGGATGCTATGACAGAGCAAGGGTTGCATGTCGAGAGACAATGTAGCTGGCTATATCTCGGCACAAGTGTGGATTCTTTTGAGGCTGGAGATTTGTCTCATCCTGCTTTTGAGAATATTTTGAGTACATGGAAGGACGTGGCTAGTAGGATGGAACAGTCTGGGTATGCCCCTCAAGACAATGAGCCCTATTGCAATGTAGAAGTTGATCCACTGTCATGCCACCACACCGAACGGATTGCGGTGTGCTATGGACTTATTTCCATGTGTGGTCATGAACCGATACGGATCTTGAAGAACTTTCGAATGTGCAAAGAATGTCATTCCTCAATCAAATTTATCTCAAGAGATAAGAACCGGGAGATATTGATTTCAGATGGTTGCACCTATCACCATTTTAACGATGGCTCATGCAGCTGTGGAGATATGTGGTAA